GCCAATGGATCAATGCGGCTCTCATCATCATCCGCCGTTGCCACTGCCACGTActactacaacaacaacaacaagcgGAAACAAGAGTACTTCAAAGCAAGAGAGCCCCAAAGAAAACTCCAAGTCATTTTGGCGGTTCACGCGGAGCAGCAGCTGCGGGAGTGGATATGGGAGGAGCTTATGCCCTCTGCCGCCGCTTCTGTCGCGGAGCAATTCAACTGGGTCTGCAGTAAATTCGAGGCAGAGTTCTCAGAAGCATGCATCAATGAAAGCATCACAATCTTCCGCgtcggcggcggcggcggcggcggggGGATATCCAAGGCCGCCATTGAAGAAGGGGATTCATGGATCATACGGGAATATTAATGGTGTTCGGATTAGTCCTGTGTTGAATGTTCCTCCAGCGAATAATCTATTTGGGCTAGGCTCAATTTTCTCATCCAGTGGCAGAGATAAGAACAGGAAGAAGTGATCGATCGGATTCATTAATTGATTGACTTTTGCtgataatttcaatttttttagtatatattaatttgtttcttgATATTCCGATTgtgattaagaaattaaaatatatatctagAATTGGGGTATCGAGAAGAGAGATAATGGAAGCTAGGGACAAGAAATGGCATAATTCAAGAGCACATGGTTTGGAGCACAAAATGACAGGTACCGTTGCTTTCATGGCTGTCCCATGCTGTTCTTCTTTATAAGCTTTTGGTCTTTGCTCACACATGGTGCACGTACTTTGATTTTGTTGCCCTTATCTTTACAGAAAGAGCAAAAAAGACGAAGATTAGGTGGTTGGTTGTATGTGAGAGAGGATGGAGGAGTACTGTTTGAAATGTTATTCAGATTTGATTTGGAGAGATTAtgaattgatttgttttttggttgtaCTTTGTATGAATTGATTGATGTATTAATAATAACGACTTTCTTTTCTACTATTTCTCATTAGAAATTTTTAATTACCCTCTCTCACATGCTGCAAAATAATGCCACCCTTTTCATATCTAGTTGCCATTAGCTAGGgcttaatttttatgtttgttttttcatcATGTTATAGACCCACATATATTTCAAGATAAATCCCCCAAATATTAATTATCAAGTTTAACATGGAACTTGTAAAACCTATTTTTGTTAAGGctaagtaatgttatttagtacgCAACTGAGATGACGTGACACTAAAAATTAGCTTTTGAATTAACAAAGATTTGTGAAAAGAATTAATTTTTCTGTTATGCCATCTCAGCCGTATGACAATTTACTAaactaaatagcatttctctttaggaatatatacaatatacatatatcataatatataataatgtttAATGATTTTccaaagagaagagaaatgTATTAATAAGCCTAGATTCAAAGAGACAGACACATGAAAGGATGGGTGGTTGGGAGAGACTTAATCATGTGACCTGCTTAGGACAACATGCAGGTCCCTCTTGCTTCAGGGTTGTCCCATCTTATATTTCCCGTATtatatttcctttttaaaaaaaaaaaaaaaaaaaacagctttcTTGCTGTGCATGATTGATTCCAGCTCCCTTCCTATGTACTCATTTTCTATCCAGGTTTTGCTTTTTTCTCTCATGACTCATGAGTCTTGCCAAATTAGGGCAAGTACTTGTTTCAACTACGTACACACAGATGCCCGAAGAGAGCACATTCTTTCCTTTCACAATCATTTTCCCTTGTTACGAAGAGAGAGAACTAATTGTACATGGGATgaatcaattttatatataaactataTACCGATCAAGTATTCACCTTTCATTTATCAAAATTGATGTGACGTGATCCTCCATCGTGTGGAGTTATTGTAGATCGAAGACAGCATCAAGTCTCAAAATATACGATCTTTTTTAGGTTACCTTTGTGTGTAACTGATCACATGcggaaaatgatcctctccatttcaaaatttctctatttccttaatttagtgtattttgaaggaTATTGCATTTAATGTATTACCATCATTAAACTTTttagacaacactacccttcaaaatgcactaaatggaagaaattgagggattttgaaatgaagaggatctgTTTCCGATCACATGCACATATAACAACTATTAGGAAAAGAAAACGAGAAAAttgctctttaaaaaaaaaaaaaaaaaaaaaaaaaaaggaaaaaaggaaaaggatagAATAATCCAGCTATATGCATGATAATGGATCACATAATAATACAAccattaatataataaatggTAAGTAACCCCCACATTAATTTGCTCCATTTATAATACAATGAATGTAAGTTGTCAAATGCCGAGAGATCATGATCTCTCGGCATTTGACTGATCAGTCTAATTACCCACTGAACCAATTTGGACCTTCTAATTAGATG
This window of the Corylus avellana chromosome ca5, CavTom2PMs-1.0 genome carries:
- the LOC132182461 gene encoding uncharacterized protein LOC132182461, encoding MVVDLYSESSSMGTTSPRISFSHDFCQSDVVPVEHHPLRSNSIDFDFCVREGFDQESSSADELFSDGKILPTQIKKKAVAIATTKPMDQCGSHHHPPLPLPRTTTTTTTSGNKSTSKQESPKENSKSFWRFTRSSSCGSGYGRSLCPLPPLLSRSNSTGSAVNSRQSSQKHASMKASQSSASAAAAAAGGYPRPPLKKGIHGSYGNINGVRISPVLNVPPANNLFGLGSIFSSSGRDKNRKK